From Camelina sativa cultivar DH55 chromosome 7, Cs, whole genome shotgun sequence, one genomic window encodes:
- the LOC104701508 gene encoding basic leucine zipper 8, with protein sequence MAGFVYNLQSANPNPQSLFQTFVDRVPLVNLVATSDDSSRSAEDDERKRRRKVSNRESARRSRMRKRRHMEELWSMLVQLINENKCLVDELSRAKEGLEKVIEENMKIREENSKSRKMIGEIRLNRFLNVDGDKIWTV encoded by the coding sequence atggCTGGTTTTGTTTATAACCTTCAAAGTGCAAACCCTAATCCACAGTCTTTATTCCAAACCTTTGTTGATCGAGTTCCACTTGTAAACTTGGTTGCCACGTCAGACGACTCGAGCAGGAGTGCAGAAGATGATGAGCGGAAGCGGAGAAGGAAGGTATCGAACCGCGAGTCAGCTCGGAGATCGCGTATGCGAAAACGACGACACATGGAAGAACTGTGGTCTATGCTTGTTCAGCTCATCAACGAGAACAAATGTCTCGTCGATGAGTTAAGCCGAGCCAAGGAAGGTCTTGAAAAGGTTATAGAAGAAAACATGAAGATTCGAGAAGAAAACTCCAAGTCAAGGAAGATGATTGGTGAGATCAGGCTTAATAGGTTTCTTAACGTAGACGGCGATAAGATCTGGACCGTTTGA
- the LOC104701509 gene encoding uncharacterized protein LOC104701509, producing MTELKWICISFSLTLLLSLSVGGVPNIDQKWSGGNHYQGGFCLPGLCIGGSGGSRVHFGRDNYGGGYRQALYCKPLTCYGGSCDALHLHLDKGLYESLVSKNAEKLPSTVGFNIPGSFKQNVNRNYEFKEVKEAAMAPQSN from the coding sequence atgaCAGAACTCAAATGGATATGTATTTCCTTCTCACTAACACTTTTGCTAAGCTTATCAGTTGGAGGAGTCCCTAACATAGACCAGAAATGGTCGGGTGGAAATCATTACCAGGGCGGGTTCTGTCTTCCCGGTCTGTGCATTGGAGGATCTGGTGGTAGCAGAGTCCACTTCGGCAGGGACAATTACGGTGGTGGATATAGACAGGCCTTGTATTGCAAACCGCTAACATGTTATGGTGGCTCATGTGATGCACTCCATTTACATTTAGACAAGGGACTGTATGAATCTCTCGTAAGCAAGAATGCCGAAAAACTCCCATCAACTGTTGGTTTCAACATCCCAGGGTCCTTCAAACAAAATGTCAACAGAAACTATGAGTTCAAGGAGGTGAAAGAAGCTGCAATGGCACCGCAGTCTAACTAG
- the LOC104701511 gene encoding pheromone-processing carboxypeptidase KEX1: protein MESPRRIHGGAEEKSSCESGWTMYIEDTFHGNHHSEVVYDDDDDDEDDFHVKEVDHDGGDDEDDDDDDDSSNNESDDSMTSDASSWPSSQHPRNTKNHAASTKNSNAKQQQVNHQKENRVRDRFSDQGEESELKARTRTTATSRVKSKSKVSKTK from the coding sequence ATGGAGTCTCCAAGAAGAATCCATGGAGGTGCCGAGGAGAAGAGTAGCTGTGAGTCAGGATGGACTATGTACATAGAAGACACCTTCCACGGAAACCATCACTCGGAAGTTgtctatgatgatgatgacgatgatgaagatgatttccATGTAAAAGAGGTCGAccatgatggtggtgatgacgaggacgatgatgatgatgatgatagtagtAACAATGAGAGTGATGACTCAATGACTTCTGATGCATCCTCATGGCCTAGCAGTCAGCATCCAAGAAACACCAAGAATCATGCAGCTTCAACAAAGAATAGTAatgccaaacaacaacaagtcaATCATCAGAAAGAGAACAGAGTTCGTGACAGATTCAGCGACCAAGGTGAGGAATCTGAGCTCAAGGCTAGAACAAGAACCACTGCAACTAGTCGTGTTAAAAGTAAAAGCAAGGTGAGCAAAACCAAATAA